The Miscanthus floridulus cultivar M001 chromosome 17, ASM1932011v1, whole genome shotgun sequence genome has a window encoding:
- the LOC136515836 gene encoding uncharacterized protein yields the protein MAVPNYTYLKLRMSGPNGVITVESMYEHTYDCDVECIEYAKALVEVKTLIVNLNRLGSEVPDSKHRARTFEPTEAVKLIPIDPACPDDHALRISTTLDIK from the coding sequence atggcggtccccaactacacctacctcaagcttagGATGTCGGGTCCCAATGGTGTCATCACGGTCGAGTCCATGTACGAGCATAcatacgactgcgatgtcgaATGCATTGAGTATGCCAAGGCTCTTGTGGAGGtcaagaccctcatcgtcaacctcaacCGGCTTGgtagcgaggtgcctgactccaagcatcgcgccaggacttttgagcccacagaggccgtcaaactcatcccaatcgaccccgcctgccccgacgaccatgCGCTGCGTATCagcaccaccctcgacatcaaatag